The following proteins are co-located in the Neomonachus schauinslandi chromosome 8, ASM220157v2, whole genome shotgun sequence genome:
- the MRAP2 gene encoding melanocortin-2 receptor accessory protein 2: protein MSAQRLISNRTSQQSAPNSDYTWEYEYYEIGPVSFEGLKAHKYSIVIGFWVGLAVFVIFMFFVLTLLTKTGAPHQDNAESSEKRFRMNSFVSDFGRPLEPDKVFSRQGNEESRSLFHCYINEVEHLDRAKACHQTTALDSSVQLQEAIRSNGRPEEELNRLMKFDIPNFVNTDQNSSFGEDDLLISEPPIVLENKPVSQTSHKDLD, encoded by the exons ATGTCTGCCCAGAGATTAATCTCTAACAGAACCTCCCAGCAATCTGCACCTAATTCTGATTACACCTGGGAATATGAATATTATGAGATTGGACCAGTTTCCTTTGAAGGACTGAAGGCTCATAAAT ATTCCATTGTGATTGGATTTTGGGTTGGTCTCGCTGTCTTCgtgattttcatgttttttgtgCTGACTTTGCTGACAAAGACAGGAGCACCACACCAAGA CAATGCAGAATCTTCAGAGAAGAGATTCAGAATGAATAGCTTTGTGTCAGACTTTGGAAGACCACTGGAGCCAGATAAGGTGTTTTCTCGACAGGGCAATGAGGAATCCAGGTCTCTCTTCCATTGCTACATCAATGAAGTGGAACACTTGGATAGGGCTAAAGCTTGTCACCAGACCACAGCCCTTGACAGCAGTGTTCAACTCCAGGAAGCCATTAGAAGCAATGGGCGGCCAGAGGAGGAGCTGAACAGGCTCATGAAGTTTGACATCCCCAACTTTGTGAACACAGACCAGAACTCCTCCTTTGGGGAGGATGATCTTCTGATTTCAGAACCACCTATTGTTCTAGAAAATAAGCCAGTTTCCCAGACCTCACACAAAGACCTGGATTGA
- the LOC110583204 gene encoding 14-3-3 protein zeta/delta-like, whose product MDKNELVQKAKLAEQAEQYEDVAACMKSVTEQGAELSNEERNLLSVAYKNVVGACRSSWRVVSSIEQKTEGAEKKQQMAREYREKIETELRDICNDVLSLLEKFLIPNASQAESKVFYLKMKGDYYRYLAEVAAGDDKKGIMDQSQQAYQEAFEISKKEMQPTHPIRLGLALNFSVFYYKILNSPEKACSLAKTAFDEAIAELDTLSEESYKDSTLIMQLLRVNLTLWISDTQGDEAEAGEGGEN is encoded by the coding sequence ATGGATAAAAATGAGCTGGTGCAGAAGGCCAAACTGGCCGAGCAGGCTGAGCAATATGAAGACGTGGCAGCCTGCATGAAGTCTGtaactgagcaaggagctgaatTATCCAATGAGGAGAGGAATCTTCTCTCAGTTGCTTATAAAAATGTTGTAGGAGCCTGTAGGTCATCTTGGAGGGTCGTCTCAAGTATTGAGCAAAAGACGGAAGGTGCTGAGAAAAAACAGCAGATGGCTCGAGAATACAGAGAGAAAATTGAGACCGAGCTAAGAGATATCTGCAATGATGTACTGTCTCTTTTGGAAAAGTTTTTGATCCCCAATGCTTCACAAGCAGAGAGCAAAGTCttctatttgaaaatgaaaggagacTACTACCGTTACTTGGCCGAGGTTGCTGCTGGTGATGACAAGAAAGGGATTATGGATCAGTCACAACAAGCATACCAAGAAGCTTTTGAAATCAGCAAAAAGGAAATGCAACCAACACATCCTATTAGATTGGGTCTGgcccttaacttctctgtgttctATTACAAAATTCTGAACTCCCCGGAGAAAGCTTGCTCTCTTGCAAAGACAGCTTTTGATGAAGCCATTGCTGAACTTGATACATTAAGTGAAGAGTCCTACAAAGACAGCACGCTAATAATGCAATTACTGAGAGTCAACTTGACATTGTGGATATCGGACACCCAAGGAGATGAAGctgaagcaggagaaggaggggaaaattaA